CACCTGGGTGCCGTCCGGGGCGCCGCCGCTACAGGGGCACGCCTGGACGGCGCCGGGATCGCACGTCGAGTCGGCGCCGCCCCCGCCGCCGCAGGAGGCGGTGATGACGGCGATGGTGACGATGACCGTGATGAACAGGATGGAAAGCGGGCTGCGCATGGCGACCTCCCCAGAGTCGCCGCCCCAAAAAAAGGCACCATGAAAAAGCAGCGCCCCTCCTGATAGCTTGTTGTTTGCCCAACACAAGCCAAGGAAGGAGGCGCTGCAAATGAAGTTTATCGGAATGGACACACACAGTCGAACAAGTACCTTCGTTGTTCTCGGGAAGAACGGTCGGGTTCTTCAACGGGCGAGGGTCGCCTCGACGGAGAAGGAGCTGCTCGGCTTTGTAAGGTCGGTCAAGGGCGAGAAGAAGCTGACCTTCGAGGAGGGGGTGATGTCCCAGTGGCTGTACCTGCTCCTCAAGGAAGAGGTGGACGAGCTGGTGGTCTGTCAGCCGCGAGAGAAAGAGGGACCCAAGACCGACGAGATCGACGCCGGCGAGATCGCGGATCTCCTGCGGGTCGGGAGGTTGAAGGCGGTGTTCCACGATGACACCGACCTGATGCACCTACGGACGCTCGTCTCGGGCTACGGTGACGTGATCCAGGAGATCACCCGGACCAAGAACCGCTACAAGGCGCTGTACCGCCAGGTGGCGATCTCGACCGACGTTCCGAGCTTCTACACCTCGACGGACATGCTCGATCTGCTCGGCACCGATGTGCGGCGCTACGTGGCCTGCACGTTGTTCGAGCAGCTCGGCCTGCTCGAGGAGCAGCGGCGCGGGTACCTGGAGCGGTTCGAGGCGAATGCCCGCAAGTACAAGCCGATCAAGCTGCTGACGAGCATCCCCGGGATCGGCCCGGTACGGGCCAACCTGATCGTCGCCGTGATGGTGACGCCGCACCGGTTCCAGGACAAGTACCACCTCAACTCCTACGCGGGGCTGACGAAACACGAGCGCGTCAGCGACG
The DNA window shown above is from Pseudomonadota bacterium and carries:
- a CDS encoding transposase; translated protein: MKFIGMDTHSRTSTFVVLGKNGRVLQRARVASTEKELLGFVRSVKGEKKLTFEEGVMSQWLYLLLKEEVDELVVCQPREKEGPKTDEIDAGEIADLLRVGRLKAVFHDDTDLMHLRTLVSGYGDVIQEITRTKNRYKALYRQVAISTDVPSFYTSTDMLDLLGTDVRRYVACTLFEQLGLLEEQRRGYLERFEANARKYKPIKLLTSIPGIGPVRANLIVAVMVTPHRFQDKYHLNSYAGLTKHERVSDGKLYGKKRAHGPVMLKYAFKSAALTSLKTDTEFRRKYDAMRSAGKDDRAARGAVARKVAATVLGVWKSGRKYSDRHMEVTRRRSRDCHSGA